A stretch of Lathyrus oleraceus cultivar Zhongwan6 chromosome 6, CAAS_Psat_ZW6_1.0, whole genome shotgun sequence DNA encodes these proteins:
- the LOC127094194 gene encoding mitogen-activated protein kinase kinase kinase 20-like, with amino-acid sequence MDWVRGQFLGRGNFATVNLATHIKHSLNFSCITAVKSSEEYTSHFLQKEKHILDRLGSSPYIIKCFGHDHTFEDDQECYNIFLEYAVGGTLFDQLKNHGDKFSETLVRRYTRSIVEGLKHIHESGFVHCDVKLQNILVFDQGNVKISYFGLAKVEGLEHGEKKLKCRVTPIFMVPESINDSIYESPVDIWALGCAVVEMITGKPTWNMSSKANMWSLKIHIGIGEELPLIPNELSEEGKDFLNKCFVKDPLKRSSLEMLLKHPFISDDETLLSLKGLINKSQLPLMSPRTHLDYSQWASCEDFTDEDSNNLLRCYRSKAVRLVSKLEF; translated from the coding sequence ATGGATTGGGTTCGAGGTCAGTTTTTAGGTAGGGGAAACTTCGCCACGGTTAATTTAGCCACACATATAAAACATTCTCTTAATTTTTCGTGTATCACCGCCGTCAAATCCTCCGAAGAATACACCTCGCATTTTCTCCAAAAAGAGAAACATATACTAGATCGTTTAGGTTCTTCCCCGTATATTATCAAGTGTTTTGGTCACGATCATACTTTTGAAGACGACCAAGAGTGTTATAATATATTTCTTGAATACGCCGTTGGTGGAACACTTTTCGATCAGCTCAAAAATCATGGGGATAAGTTCTCGGAAACTCTCGTTCGCCGTTACACGAGGTCTATTGTAGAAGGACTTAAACACATTCATGAAAGTGGTTTCGTTCATTGTGACGTGAAGTTACAAAACATCCTAGTATTCGATCAAGGAAATGTTAAGATTTCATATTTTGGTCTTGCAAAGGTGGAAGGTTTAGAACATGGTGAGAAGAAGTTGAAATGCCGAGTAACTCCTATTTTTATGGTGCCAGAGTCGATTAATGATAGTATTTATGAGTCTCCGGTGGATATTTGGGCTCTTGGTTGCGCTGTCGTGGAGATGATTACCGGTAAACCAACATGGAATATGAGTAGCAAGGCAAATATGTGGTCGTTGAAGATTCATATTGGGATTGGGGAAGAGTTACCTTTGATTCCAAATGAATTATCAGAAGAAGGCAAAGATTTTCTTAATAAGTGTTTTGTTAAAGATCCTTTAAAAAGATCGAGTCTTGAAATGCTTTTAAAACACCCTTTTATTTCGGATGATGAAACTCTTTTATCTTTAAAAGGGTTAATAAATAAGTCGCAATTACCATTGATGTCTCCCAGAACTCATTTGGATTATTCTCAATGGGCTTCTTGTGAAGACTTTACCGATGAAGACTCCAACAATTTATTACGTTGTTACAGATCAAAAGCCGTAAGGTTGGTTAGTAAATTAGAATTTTGA